From a region of the Streptacidiphilus albus JL83 genome:
- a CDS encoding alpha/beta fold hydrolase produces the protein MEFLTSYDGTTLAFRALGDGPPLLCLPGGPGRAAEYLGDLGGLSAHRTLILPDTRGTGASARPADPASCRVDHLVADVEALRRHLGLDRIDLLGHSAGGSLAMLYAAAHPDRLNSLTLVDPSFAAVGLPSDTGAEAVIAARAAEPWHAAAVTAHQHMRAANTFAEAAPYRFAFEPLMYGRWDDAARAHAAADPAQRALPVSEHYYKDYTPDTEALRHRLSALPCPTLLLVGELDLWPTAKSAAEAASLFPRVRLAVQPGAGHYPWLDDPQAFTAMIEDFLAVVS, from the coding sequence ATGGAATTCCTCACCTCGTACGACGGAACCACCCTCGCCTTCCGCGCTCTCGGCGACGGCCCCCCGCTGCTCTGCCTCCCCGGCGGCCCCGGCCGCGCCGCCGAGTACCTCGGCGACCTCGGCGGACTCTCCGCGCACCGCACCCTGATCCTGCCCGACACCCGCGGCACCGGCGCCTCCGCACGGCCCGCCGACCCGGCCAGCTGCCGAGTCGACCACCTGGTCGCCGACGTCGAGGCGCTGCGCCGTCACCTCGGCCTGGACCGCATCGACCTGCTCGGCCACTCCGCCGGCGGCAGCCTGGCCATGCTCTACGCCGCCGCCCACCCCGACCGGCTGAACAGCCTGACCCTGGTCGACCCCTCGTTCGCCGCCGTCGGGCTGCCCTCCGACACCGGCGCGGAAGCGGTGATCGCCGCCCGCGCAGCCGAACCCTGGCACGCAGCGGCCGTGACGGCGCACCAGCACATGAGGGCCGCGAACACCTTCGCCGAGGCCGCGCCGTACCGATTCGCCTTCGAGCCGCTCATGTACGGCCGCTGGGACGACGCCGCCCGCGCCCACGCCGCCGCCGACCCCGCCCAGCGGGCGCTGCCCGTCAGCGAGCACTACTACAAGGACTACACCCCCGACACCGAGGCGCTCCGGCATCGCCTGAGCGCCCTGCCCTGCCCGACGCTGCTCCTCGTGGGCGAGCTGGACCTGTGGCCCACCGCCAAGTCCGCCGCCGAGGCCGCGTCACTCTTCCCCCGGGTGAGGCTCGCCGTCCAGCCGGGCGCCGGCCACTATCCGTGGCTGGACGACCCGCAGGCCTTCACGGCAATGATCGAGGACTTCCTCGCCGTGGTCAGCTGA
- a CDS encoding DUF6882 domain-containing protein — translation MGLFKRAEETESAGQTVEQDDLRVLLPQGEDMIEQLGRAHMSWGLGSADRWDLDQTTGTITWTFPDKTATAPAQILGSFSRGSGSWLWAWANQSILPDMSRDARLFRDWAEANGHPALAQPRMEVDETAASTLVALAVRVTEATGYYRGPGGNSAVIITFGPVTLTATDGSVSTFNVSVG, via the coding sequence ATGGGATTGTTCAAGCGGGCCGAAGAGACGGAAAGTGCTGGTCAGACTGTGGAGCAGGATGACCTGAGGGTACTGCTCCCGCAGGGCGAAGACATGATCGAACAACTGGGTCGCGCACACATGTCCTGGGGCCTGGGATCAGCGGACCGTTGGGATCTCGACCAGACGACGGGCACGATCACCTGGACCTTCCCGGACAAGACGGCCACGGCACCGGCACAGATCCTCGGCAGCTTCAGCCGGGGCTCGGGCTCGTGGCTGTGGGCCTGGGCCAATCAGAGCATCCTTCCCGACATGAGCCGAGACGCGCGCCTCTTCCGGGACTGGGCAGAGGCCAACGGGCATCCCGCTCTCGCCCAGCCGAGGATGGAGGTCGATGAGACGGCCGCTTCGACGCTCGTGGCCTTGGCTGTTCGGGTCACCGAGGCGACCGGCTACTACCGGGGCCCGGGAGGCAACTCTGCCGTGATCATCACCTTCGGTCCGGTCACCCTGACTGCCACGGACGGCAGTGTCTCCACCTTCAACGTCAGCGTCGGCTAG
- the wsfD gene encoding glycan biosynthesis hexose transferase WsfD, which translates to MIRAPALRGSEKSSEGRGRPLAILARPWVFAPIIGTLAGLSMAIRLFLPGPIGMADNGDGPSRMCGLNLVAHIPKGSVRWFKFLNPRYGYGPPSACNATNTYTSSEQLLMHIAKPLSHYWGYPGAFDLRALGLLFCIIVAFVFTVFAAALRGHLIVRLLICAALFVVVGDTAFAGYAISPYSELAGLVGILFVAAGAMHFGGGTRAKQGGLLLFTAGALLAVTSKTQAVTLIVPFAALLLVVRVPLSGLPLSRLHGRFAPRLLPAVAALLIAASGVFTMQTQMKAFEPINRTEMIFDGVLGHSSDPSQTAKDLGLPQHFVQYKGFDWWAAHAPERDPQFSEIANRMTYGNIATYLVEHPGVATSITLGGMDAFAAAHPDYLGSYPAWTGHPAGTLESRLTLFSDFARASGRALVPGLLALGVFGFFWYRRLRDNQRRAAFVAVMVCMIGVVAAQFASAVYGEAIEDTKHLVYGIFAGGLAIVLTAAAAFCCPPGAEQGPGSQNTPLEAPVPCTVAAIG; encoded by the coding sequence GTGATCAGAGCACCCGCTTTGCGCGGATCAGAGAAGTCATCCGAGGGAAGAGGGCGTCCCCTCGCCATCCTGGCCAGGCCCTGGGTCTTCGCACCAATCATCGGCACCTTAGCCGGTCTGTCCATGGCCATTCGGCTGTTCCTACCTGGGCCGATCGGCATGGCCGACAACGGCGACGGGCCGAGTCGAATGTGCGGCCTGAACCTGGTCGCCCACATACCCAAGGGCTCTGTACGCTGGTTCAAGTTCCTGAACCCCCGGTACGGCTACGGGCCACCCAGCGCCTGCAACGCGACCAACACCTACACCAGCAGCGAGCAGTTGCTGATGCACATCGCGAAACCGCTGAGTCATTACTGGGGCTACCCTGGGGCGTTCGACCTGCGGGCGCTGGGGCTGCTCTTCTGCATCATCGTCGCCTTCGTCTTCACGGTCTTCGCGGCGGCGCTCCGCGGGCACCTGATCGTGCGACTGCTGATCTGCGCGGCACTGTTCGTCGTCGTAGGCGACACCGCCTTCGCCGGCTATGCGATATCCCCGTACAGCGAGTTGGCCGGACTGGTCGGGATCCTGTTCGTGGCCGCCGGGGCCATGCACTTCGGCGGCGGCACCAGGGCCAAGCAGGGCGGCCTGCTGCTGTTCACGGCGGGCGCGTTGCTGGCCGTCACCTCCAAGACGCAGGCGGTGACCTTGATTGTCCCGTTTGCCGCGCTTCTGCTCGTGGTCCGGGTCCCGCTCTCTGGCCTCCCGCTCTCCCGACTACACGGCCGGTTCGCCCCCCGACTGCTGCCGGCCGTCGCCGCGCTGCTGATCGCCGCCTCCGGGGTCTTCACCATGCAGACCCAGATGAAGGCCTTCGAGCCGATCAACCGCACCGAGATGATCTTCGACGGCGTGCTCGGCCACAGCTCCGACCCGTCGCAGACGGCCAAGGACCTGGGCCTCCCCCAACACTTCGTCCAGTACAAGGGCTTCGACTGGTGGGCCGCCCACGCGCCGGAGAGGGACCCGCAGTTCTCCGAGATCGCGAATAGGATGACCTACGGCAACATCGCCACCTACCTGGTCGAGCACCCCGGAGTCGCCACCAGCATCACCCTCGGCGGCATGGACGCCTTCGCCGCAGCCCACCCCGACTACCTCGGCTCCTACCCGGCGTGGACCGGCCACCCGGCCGGCACGCTGGAGTCCCGGCTGACCCTCTTCAGCGACTTCGCCCGGGCATCCGGACGGGCCCTGGTCCCCGGCCTGCTGGCACTCGGAGTGTTCGGCTTCTTCTGGTACCGCAGACTCCGGGACAACCAGCGCCGTGCCGCCTTCGTCGCGGTGATGGTCTGCATGATCGGTGTCGTGGCGGCCCAGTTCGCCTCCGCGGTCTACGGCGAGGCGATCGAGGACACCAAGCACCTGGTCTACGGCATCTTCGCGGGCGGCCTCGCCATCGTGCTCACGGCCGCCGCCGCATTCTGCTGCCCACCGGGAGCCGAACAGGGCCCTGGCAGCCAGAACACCCCCCTGGAAGCACCAGTGCCCTGCACCGTAGCCGCCATCGGCTGA
- a CDS encoding LAETG motif-containing sortase-dependent surface protein: MPARRRALTATATAVVLAATTAVLAAGAANAAPVPATSNVTVTLGTPAPAGALTPGGGTETFTVTATNNTATAQKFTAEAGGMSAGVLPITAADVTFQATAIGSTPATDGSLNTQDRGLLGAFYPAGGTFGDSFTIPAHATYSWKLSLAATKAWPLNDGDLKFYVMGNDGATYNSHDFTVGNGKTGGPVLQTINGDNTVAPGQPAYEYLNVTNNTGAPLGRDWTDRLTFSPVDPTGSQTFLDQVTLETDVWNGRAYVPVAAGDPLPAPSKDLAPGATTVYRIRVDLVKYAATAAKGQLRLSANDTSKVLTISRDPQTGPHASASASASPTPHSSAATTGPTAPTTALATPATGATLAETGGGSDTSLLVGIALALLAVGSTVILTLKRRTSRR, translated from the coding sequence ATGCCTGCTCGTCGGCGCGCCCTCACCGCCACCGCCACCGCCGTCGTCCTCGCCGCCACCACCGCCGTCCTGGCCGCCGGGGCCGCCAACGCCGCTCCGGTTCCTGCCACTTCGAACGTGACCGTCACGCTCGGCACCCCGGCTCCGGCCGGAGCGCTCACCCCCGGCGGCGGTACCGAGACCTTCACCGTCACCGCCACCAACAACACCGCCACGGCCCAGAAGTTCACCGCCGAGGCCGGCGGCATGAGCGCCGGCGTCCTGCCCATCACCGCCGCGGACGTCACCTTCCAGGCCACCGCGATCGGCAGCACCCCGGCCACCGACGGCTCCCTGAACACCCAGGACAGAGGACTGCTCGGCGCGTTCTACCCGGCCGGCGGCACGTTCGGCGACTCCTTCACCATCCCCGCCCACGCCACCTACAGCTGGAAGCTCTCCCTCGCCGCCACCAAGGCCTGGCCCCTCAACGACGGCGACCTGAAGTTCTACGTCATGGGCAACGACGGCGCCACCTACAACTCCCACGACTTCACGGTCGGCAACGGCAAGACCGGCGGCCCGGTCCTGCAGACCATCAACGGCGACAACACCGTCGCCCCCGGACAGCCCGCCTACGAGTACCTCAACGTCACCAACAACACCGGCGCCCCCCTCGGCCGGGACTGGACCGACCGCCTCACCTTCTCCCCGGTCGACCCGACCGGCTCCCAGACCTTCCTCGACCAGGTCACCCTGGAGACCGACGTCTGGAACGGCCGGGCCTACGTCCCCGTCGCGGCCGGCGACCCCCTCCCCGCACCGTCCAAGGACCTCGCCCCCGGAGCCACCACCGTCTACCGCATCCGCGTGGACCTGGTGAAGTACGCCGCCACCGCCGCCAAGGGCCAACTCCGGCTGAGCGCCAACGACACCAGCAAGGTGCTGACCATCAGCCGCGACCCGCAGACCGGCCCGCACGCCTCCGCTTCTGCCTCCGCGTCGCCCACCCCCCACTCGTCCGCCGCCACAACCGGGCCCACCGCGCCGACCACCGCCCTCGCCACTCCCGCCACCGGAGCCACCCTCGCCGAGACCGGCGGCGGCAGCGACACCAGCCTGCTCGTCGGCATCGCCCTCGCCCTGCTCGCCGTAGGCTCCACTGTCATCCTCACCCTCAAGCGCCGCACCAGTCGCCGCTGA
- a CDS encoding nuclear transport factor 2 family protein: MDRTNVSAALTDLLFTPGLDLDEAADRHFAPDYRQRTDGRWDDRTQFLTHIAHLRAVIVGGSVEVHDELVDGDRYADRHTVTADKTDGSTVRMEVYLFGEFAPDGRFRRIEETTLMLQGAEADRNLGSAR; the protein is encoded by the coding sequence ATGGACCGCACCAACGTCTCCGCAGCCCTCACCGACCTGCTCTTCACCCCGGGCCTGGACCTGGACGAGGCCGCCGACCGGCACTTCGCCCCGGACTACCGCCAGCGCACCGACGGCCGCTGGGACGACCGCACGCAGTTCCTCACCCACATCGCCCACCTGCGCGCGGTCATAGTCGGCGGCTCGGTCGAGGTGCACGACGAACTCGTGGACGGCGACCGGTATGCCGACCGCCACACGGTGACCGCGGACAAGACCGACGGGTCCACCGTCCGCATGGAGGTCTACCTCTTCGGAGAGTTCGCCCCCGACGGGCGCTTCCGTCGGATCGAGGAGACCACTCTGATGCTGCAGGGCGCCGAAGCCGACCGGAACCTCGGCAGCGCCCGCTGA
- a CDS encoding MarR family winged helix-turn-helix transcriptional regulator, protein MTNTTGYDIADALGLLLRRSTRVHLYAHLTEGLGEAVDELTYPVLSGLARTGPCSAADLGREVGLDRSTVTRRADRLEQAALLERQPDPADGRATLLALTPEGHTTVSATRQRLAASIESSLASWPQDDVRTFARQLSQFVAQGPFAAPTH, encoded by the coding sequence ATGACGAACACGACCGGGTACGACATCGCCGACGCACTGGGGCTGCTGCTACGACGGAGCACCCGCGTCCACCTCTACGCCCACCTCACGGAGGGCCTGGGAGAGGCGGTCGACGAACTCACCTACCCCGTCCTCAGCGGCCTGGCCCGGACCGGACCGTGCAGCGCCGCCGACCTGGGCCGCGAGGTGGGACTGGACCGCAGCACCGTCACCCGCCGCGCCGACCGGCTGGAACAGGCCGCCCTGCTGGAGCGCCAACCGGACCCCGCCGACGGCCGCGCCACCCTGCTCGCCCTCACCCCCGAGGGCCACACCACCGTGTCGGCCACCAGGCAACGGCTGGCGGCCAGCATCGAGTCCTCCCTCGCCTCCTGGCCCCAGGACGACGTCCGGACCTTCGCCCGCCAGCTAAGCCAGTTCGTCGCCCAGGGCCCCTTCGCCGCCCCCACCCACTGA
- a CDS encoding variant leucine-rich repeat-containing protein — protein MLDYSPELSGLAGNPGLPQQLLDHFTAVADEDLCEDLAQRDGLTLQQVRNLAVRCSPWTLRGLIADGVVPLQDIPQDDPWLVVAATGRTDVPASWIRDLARGTDVSLRIELVEFGGHSEELLYLLSGDSHTGVVCAVAEHAGLPADLARRLAAHPDLRIRDALARNAATPPDVLAVLLADGGSPPVERCNRCEDLAEGCGDHEAGVQRLRMAALQNPSTPAAGLDRFPGSPDIWVRATLAGRPELSDDAYRRLAADRDSRVRREAAANPAVGEALIRALAADPDRSVRNAVAANPALPMSLLKQLAPAVRMGTELWPRIAAASPEELHDLAHSTTAQLRALVATHPDLPIDLVTTLAGDPDPSVAKRLARHPALTPHRLHALAERHGPTLYPALARNPNCPPDLLHAMAVTTATTHDTLVEMAKHRSVTPETLQLCLDHPYERVRAAAAGNPSLPVPAMARLLGVAMVP, from the coding sequence ATGTTGGACTACAGCCCGGAATTGTCCGGCTTGGCGGGGAACCCGGGTCTGCCGCAGCAGCTGCTGGACCACTTCACCGCCGTCGCCGACGAGGACCTCTGCGAGGACCTCGCGCAGCGGGACGGCCTGACTCTCCAGCAGGTACGCAACCTGGCCGTCCGGTGCAGCCCGTGGACGTTGCGCGGGCTGATCGCCGACGGAGTGGTTCCGCTCCAGGACATACCGCAGGACGATCCGTGGCTGGTCGTCGCGGCGACCGGGCGTACGGACGTTCCCGCTTCGTGGATCCGGGACCTGGCACGCGGTACCGACGTGTCGCTCCGGATCGAACTCGTCGAATTCGGCGGGCACTCCGAGGAACTGCTGTATCTGCTCAGTGGCGACTCCCACACCGGCGTGGTGTGCGCCGTTGCCGAGCACGCCGGGCTCCCGGCAGACCTGGCCCGGCGCCTGGCCGCGCACCCCGACCTACGGATCAGGGACGCCCTTGCCCGGAACGCGGCGACCCCGCCGGATGTCCTGGCCGTGCTGCTGGCCGACGGCGGAAGCCCGCCGGTCGAGCGGTGCAACCGGTGCGAGGACCTCGCGGAGGGCTGCGGGGACCACGAGGCCGGGGTCCAGAGACTTCGGATGGCAGCGCTGCAGAACCCGTCCACCCCGGCCGCCGGCCTGGACCGGTTTCCGGGTTCCCCGGACATCTGGGTGAGAGCCACCCTGGCCGGGCGACCGGAGCTGTCGGACGACGCCTACCGCCGCCTCGCCGCCGACCGCGACAGCCGGGTCCGCCGGGAGGCCGCGGCCAACCCCGCCGTCGGCGAGGCACTGATCCGCGCTCTTGCGGCCGACCCGGACCGCTCCGTCCGCAATGCCGTTGCGGCCAACCCGGCCCTCCCGATGTCCCTGCTGAAGCAGTTGGCACCCGCCGTGCGGATGGGGACCGAGCTGTGGCCCCGCATCGCCGCCGCATCACCCGAGGAGCTTCACGACCTCGCCCACTCGACCACGGCCCAGCTCCGCGCCCTGGTCGCGACCCACCCCGACCTTCCGATCGACCTCGTCACCACCCTCGCCGGCGACCCCGATCCGTCCGTGGCCAAGCGGCTGGCGCGCCACCCCGCACTGACACCGCACCGGCTACACGCACTGGCCGAACGCCACGGCCCGACCCTGTACCCCGCGCTCGCCCGCAACCCGAACTGTCCGCCCGACCTCCTGCACGCCATGGCCGTCACCACCGCGACAACCCACGACACGCTGGTCGAAATGGCCAAGCACCGCTCCGTGACCCCGGAGACGCTGCAGCTCTGTCTGGACCACCCGTACGAGCGGGTTCGGGCTGCGGCCGCCGGCAACCCGTCTTTGCCGGTTCCCGCGATGGCCCGGCTGCTGGGCGTCGCCATGGTTCCGTAA
- a CDS encoding SgcJ/EcaC family oxidoreductase, protein MSESRAEDVAAIRALLAASYRAWDAGDAYGMVADYTADATAIMTGSLRDSRDVIRQNMALGFDGPLKGSSTCNKQLSLRFLGRDGAIVVSESGILFAGETEVPDQRRVNATWVLEKRDGQWLIAAYHNSPVLAPAN, encoded by the coding sequence ATGTCAGAGAGTCGTGCGGAAGACGTGGCCGCGATCAGGGCCCTGCTGGCCGCCTCGTACCGGGCGTGGGACGCCGGGGACGCCTACGGCATGGTCGCCGACTACACCGCGGATGCGACCGCCATCATGACCGGCTCGCTCCGCGACAGCCGTGACGTGATCCGCCAGAACATGGCACTGGGCTTCGACGGGCCGCTCAAGGGCAGCTCGACCTGCAACAAGCAGCTCAGCCTCCGCTTCCTCGGCAGGGACGGCGCGATCGTCGTCAGCGAGTCCGGCATCCTGTTCGCCGGCGAGACCGAGGTCCCGGATCAGCGCAGGGTGAACGCGACCTGGGTACTGGAGAAGCGGGACGGCCAGTGGCTGATCGCCGCCTACCACAACAGCCCGGTGCTGGCACCGGCGAACTGA
- a CDS encoding sigma-70 family RNA polymerase sigma factor: protein MTPEEDGFDRRLEPFRTELLAYCYRMLGSAHDAEDLVQDTYLRAWRARDRYDDTRSSLRTWLYRIATNVCLTALEARGRRPLPSGLVAASDPLGPLVRGENPWLQPLPDSLVAVGDPAGTAIDRSSLRLAFAAALQHLSARQRGALILRDVLGFSASEAAEILGTTTVSVNSSLQRARTRVKETGVGQGRLSEPSAAEQRAWVDRYMKAFEQADVEGLKRLLTEDVLMEMPPMLNWFTGRDNYGLFMEWVFGAAGTDWRLRAVTANGGQPGFAAYQRVGDGYRLHTLQVFTVTAEGISRNSVFQDPEVFAAFGLPTELDDIS, encoded by the coding sequence GTGACGCCAGAAGAGGACGGCTTCGACCGTCGGCTCGAACCGTTCCGCACGGAGCTGCTGGCCTACTGCTACCGCATGCTCGGGTCCGCCCACGACGCCGAGGACCTGGTTCAGGACACGTACCTCAGGGCCTGGCGGGCGCGGGACCGGTACGACGACACCCGCAGCTCGCTGCGCACCTGGCTCTACCGGATCGCGACGAACGTCTGCCTGACCGCTCTGGAGGCGCGCGGCCGGCGTCCCCTGCCCTCGGGGCTGGTGGCTGCGTCGGACCCGCTCGGGCCGCTGGTCCGGGGGGAGAACCCCTGGCTCCAGCCCCTGCCGGACTCGTTGGTGGCGGTGGGCGATCCAGCCGGCACCGCGATCGACCGCAGCAGCCTGCGCCTGGCCTTCGCCGCCGCCCTGCAGCATCTGTCGGCGCGTCAGCGCGGTGCGCTGATCCTCCGTGACGTGCTCGGTTTCTCCGCGTCCGAGGCGGCGGAGATCCTCGGTACCACCACCGTGTCGGTGAACAGTTCGCTGCAACGGGCGCGTACCCGGGTGAAGGAGACCGGGGTCGGGCAGGGGCGTCTCAGCGAGCCGTCCGCGGCCGAGCAGCGCGCCTGGGTCGACCGCTATATGAAGGCGTTCGAGCAGGCCGACGTCGAAGGTCTCAAGCGGCTGCTCACCGAGGACGTGCTCATGGAGATGCCGCCGATGCTGAACTGGTTCACCGGCCGCGACAACTACGGACTGTTCATGGAGTGGGTCTTCGGGGCGGCCGGAACGGACTGGCGGCTGAGGGCGGTCACCGCCAACGGCGGCCAGCCCGGGTTCGCCGCCTACCAGCGGGTCGGTGACGGTTACCGGTTGCACACGCTTCAGGTCTTCACCGTCACCGCCGAGGGCATCAGCCGGAACTCGGTCTTCCAGGATCCCGAGGTCTTCGCGGCCTTCGGCCTGCCGACCGAACTCGACGACATCTCCTGA
- a CDS encoding cyclic-phosphate processing receiver domain-containing protein, producing the protein MKEAPAAPTPVVLGIDDLRPLPRATRIARTSCEGIQLLEEHRDSFIDELWLDHDLGGDDTIMPVVTLLEEAAFNGRPFQIGVVFVHSANPVGAETVVRSLGRWNYRVRRAMA; encoded by the coding sequence GTGAAAGAAGCCCCCGCCGCGCCGACGCCCGTTGTCCTCGGCATAGACGACCTCCGACCGCTCCCCAGGGCCACGCGAATTGCCCGGACCAGCTGCGAAGGCATCCAGCTGCTGGAGGAGCACCGGGACAGCTTCATCGACGAGCTCTGGCTCGACCACGATCTCGGCGGCGACGACACCATCATGCCGGTGGTGACCCTCTTGGAAGAAGCCGCCTTCAACGGCCGGCCCTTTCAGATCGGAGTGGTCTTCGTTCACAGCGCCAACCCTGTCGGTGCCGAAACCGTGGTCCGGTCACTCGGACGCTGGAACTACCGCGTCCGGCGGGCAATGGCCTAG
- a CDS encoding IS1380 family transposase, with protein MQSCHAATAVSAVFDEPNLIADAGLLSLVRLAERAGLRQLAASVLRIEGADNSGGANPAAKVMSLLAAMCAGADSIDDSARLRHGAMDRAFTSVRAPSTLGTFLRSFTHGHNRQLHRVHRDFLAALARSTPLLPGAGTLLFIDIDPTHRRVYGHAKQGAEVGRLKGQRTLHPVLATFSTPIARPVIGAVRLRRGKAADVRGAESFVGEALAIAKEAGANGIRLMRADSKFYTADVVAACRRAGARFSLTTGMNSSIARAIGRIPQDAWTVIRYPDAFVDPDTGEMVSDAEVAEIPYTAFTGRRKSEQVTARLIVRRVRRLNAEAAQGQGELFTAWRYHPVFTDSPFALLQAELHHRQHAVVEQAIADGKSGPLAHLPSGNFQANAAWLTLWAMSHNLLRAAGALTSLFHAKATTATLRAHLVNVPARLARTARTKLTVHLPEHWPWRDAFTGLFEAVHSPPPRPVA; from the coding sequence ATGCAATCCTGCCATGCCGCCACAGCGGTTTCCGCCGTCTTCGATGAGCCGAACCTGATCGCCGACGCCGGGCTGCTGTCGCTGGTCCGGCTGGCCGAGCGGGCCGGCCTGCGGCAGCTGGCCGCGTCCGTGCTCCGCATCGAGGGCGCCGACAACAGCGGCGGCGCCAACCCGGCAGCCAAGGTGATGTCGCTGCTCGCCGCGATGTGCGCGGGCGCGGACAGCATCGACGACTCGGCGCGGCTGCGGCACGGCGCGATGGACCGCGCCTTCACCTCGGTCCGCGCGCCCTCCACATTGGGTACTTTCCTGCGCTCCTTCACCCACGGCCACAACCGTCAACTCCACCGCGTGCACCGCGACTTCCTGGCCGCACTGGCCCGCAGCACCCCGCTGCTGCCCGGCGCCGGCACGCTGCTGTTCATCGACATCGACCCGACCCACCGCCGCGTGTACGGCCACGCCAAGCAGGGCGCCGAGGTCGGCCGCCTCAAGGGCCAGCGCACCCTGCACCCAGTCCTGGCCACCTTCTCCACCCCGATCGCCCGGCCCGTAATCGGCGCGGTCCGCCTGCGCCGCGGCAAGGCCGCCGACGTTCGCGGAGCCGAAAGCTTCGTGGGCGAGGCCCTGGCCATCGCGAAGGAGGCAGGCGCGAACGGGATACGCCTGATGCGCGCGGACAGCAAGTTCTACACCGCCGACGTGGTCGCGGCCTGCCGCCGGGCCGGTGCCCGGTTCTCCCTGACCACCGGCATGAACTCCTCCATCGCCAGGGCGATCGGCCGCATCCCCCAAGACGCGTGGACGGTGATCCGCTACCCCGACGCCTTCGTCGACCCGGACACCGGCGAGATGGTCTCCGACGCCGAGGTCGCCGAGATCCCCTACACCGCCTTCACCGGCCGAAGGAAGTCCGAGCAGGTCACCGCCCGGCTGATCGTGCGCCGAGTCCGCCGCCTGAACGCCGAAGCCGCCCAGGGCCAGGGCGAGTTGTTCACCGCTTGGCGTTACCACCCCGTCTTCACCGACAGCCCCTTCGCGCTACTGCAGGCCGAACTGCACCACCGGCAGCACGCCGTGGTGGAACAGGCCATCGCGGACGGGAAGTCCGGGCCGCTGGCCCACCTGCCGTCCGGGAACTTCCAGGCCAACGCCGCATGGCTGACCCTGTGGGCGATGTCGCACAACCTGCTGCGGGCAGCCGGCGCGCTGACCTCGCTCTTCCACGCCAAGGCCACCACCGCCACCCTGCGCGCCCACCTGGTGAATGTCCCAGCCCGGCTCGCGCGCACCGCCCGCACGAAGCTGACAGTTCACCTGCCCGAGCACTGGCCCTGGCGCGATGCCTTCACCGGCCTGTTCGAGGCCGTCCACTCGCCACCACCGCGCCCGGTGGCCTGA